From the genome of Haloterrigena sp. KLK7, one region includes:
- a CDS encoding ABC transporter ATP-binding protein: MTTTDDILRVRDLSTRFFTQEGQINAVSDLDVRIERGEVFGIVGESGSGKSVTARSIMDLVESPGRITDGEIWFDDAELADAVVDDHPDAVDGTFVNLLELPERVRDSLRGTSFGMIFQDPESSFNPTLTVGEQLAEAVEVQRRASANPRSTRARTREYSLASYALSTVLPSRKYVTPESRERAIELLELVGIPDPVERADEYPHEYSGGMLQRAMIAQALAGEPDVLIADEPTTALDVTIQAQILDLLDDLQAETGMTILLITHNLGVIARMCDRIGVMYAGEIVERGTLADVFDDHIHPYTEGLLGSIPDLEGARGRLEPIPGNVPSLLDEELGDRCHFADRCPKAMADCLEHPPEYPAAGSDHHEARCVLAETAYDETRALPEGYFGETERPAADKHAGPEEPDEEPPEERSRPPTETTGGEHQ; this comes from the coding sequence ATGACGACAACCGACGACATACTTCGCGTTCGCGACCTCTCGACGCGGTTCTTCACGCAGGAGGGACAGATTAACGCGGTCTCGGACCTCGACGTGCGGATCGAACGCGGCGAGGTCTTCGGGATCGTCGGCGAGAGCGGCAGCGGCAAGAGCGTCACCGCCCGCTCGATCATGGACCTGGTCGAATCGCCCGGTCGGATCACCGACGGGGAGATCTGGTTCGACGACGCCGAGCTGGCCGATGCGGTCGTCGACGATCACCCCGATGCCGTCGACGGAACGTTCGTGAATCTGCTCGAACTCCCCGAACGCGTCCGTGACTCGCTTCGGGGCACCTCGTTCGGTATGATCTTTCAGGATCCGGAGAGCAGTTTCAATCCGACGCTGACGGTCGGCGAGCAACTCGCCGAAGCCGTCGAAGTCCAGCGCCGGGCCAGCGCGAACCCGCGGTCGACGCGGGCCCGGACCCGAGAGTACTCGCTTGCCTCGTACGCGCTCTCGACGGTGCTCCCCTCGAGGAAGTACGTCACGCCGGAGAGCCGCGAGCGGGCGATCGAACTGCTCGAACTGGTCGGCATTCCCGACCCGGTCGAACGAGCCGACGAGTACCCCCACGAGTACTCCGGCGGAATGCTCCAGCGGGCGATGATCGCGCAGGCGCTGGCCGGCGAACCCGACGTCTTGATCGCCGACGAACCGACGACCGCGCTGGACGTCACCATCCAGGCCCAGATCCTCGATCTGCTCGACGACTTGCAGGCCGAAACCGGCATGACCATCCTGCTGATCACCCACAATCTCGGCGTCATCGCTCGGATGTGCGACCGGATCGGCGTGATGTACGCCGGCGAGATCGTCGAACGGGGGACGCTCGCGGACGTCTTCGACGACCACATCCATCCGTACACCGAGGGGCTGCTCGGGTCGATTCCCGACCTCGAGGGTGCGCGGGGTCGCCTCGAGCCGATCCCCGGCAACGTGCCGAGCCTGCTCGACGAGGAGCTGGGCGACCGGTGTCACTTCGCCGATCGCTGCCCGAAGGCCATGGCGGACTGCCTCGAGCATCCGCCGGAGTACCCGGCCGCGGGAAGCGACCACCACGAGGCGCGGTGCGTCCTCGCCGAGACGGCGTACGACGAGACGCGGGCGTTGCCCGAGGGCTACTTCGGCGAGACGGAGCGACCCGCCGCCGACAAACACGCCGGGCCGGAAGAACCCGACGAGGAACCGCCGGAAGAGCGGTCGCGCCCGCCGACCGAGACGACCGGAGGTGAACACCAGTGA
- a CDS encoding ABC transporter permease, which translates to MALGKFLVKRLLQGVFVVWGVVTVMFTLRAVSPGDPANLIVGEAADPHLREQVREQYGLNEPIHVQYADYLQGIAVGDFGYSFQSGRQVEAMVIERVPATLELAVAATIIAILIAVPLGVISASRRNEPADYGATLFSLLGISTPNFWLGLMLILLLAVQIGLFPTGRRPVGLVEALTALVTTGYATGLVTWLKHIILPAITLGTYFTALITRLTRSGMLDELGKPYVDATEAKGLPAALIRYKHVLRNTMIPIVTVLGLQLGTLIGGAVITETVFSWPGLGDRLIQALNARDWPLMQGIIVFIGISFVLINIVVDALYASLDPRVIDE; encoded by the coding sequence ATGGCACTCGGAAAATTCCTGGTGAAACGGCTCCTTCAGGGCGTGTTCGTCGTCTGGGGAGTCGTCACCGTCATGTTCACGCTGCGGGCCGTCTCGCCGGGCGATCCGGCGAACCTGATCGTCGGCGAGGCCGCCGACCCGCACCTCCGCGAACAGGTCAGGGAACAGTACGGGCTGAACGAACCGATACACGTCCAGTACGCCGACTACCTGCAGGGGATCGCCGTCGGCGACTTCGGCTACTCCTTCCAGTCGGGTCGACAGGTCGAGGCGATGGTGATCGAACGGGTCCCGGCGACCCTCGAGCTGGCGGTCGCGGCGACGATCATCGCGATCCTCATCGCCGTGCCGCTGGGCGTGATCAGCGCGTCCCGTCGGAACGAGCCCGCCGACTACGGGGCGACGCTGTTCTCGCTGCTCGGGATCTCGACGCCGAACTTCTGGCTGGGCCTGATGTTGATCCTGCTTCTCGCCGTGCAGATCGGCCTGTTCCCGACCGGTCGACGGCCGGTCGGTCTCGTGGAGGCCCTGACGGCCCTGGTGACGACCGGCTACGCCACTGGGCTCGTCACGTGGCTCAAACACATCATCCTGCCGGCGATCACGCTGGGAACGTACTTCACGGCCCTGATCACGCGACTGACGCGCAGCGGGATGCTCGACGAACTCGGCAAGCCGTACGTCGACGCGACCGAGGCGAAGGGGTTGCCGGCCGCGTTGATCCGATACAAGCACGTCCTGCGGAACACGATGATCCCGATCGTGACCGTCCTCGGCCTCCAGTTGGGGACGCTGATCGGCGGCGCGGTCATCACGGAGACGGTGTTCAGCTGGCCCGGTCTCGGCGATCGACTCATCCAGGCGTTGAACGCCCGCGACTGGCCGCTCATGCAGGGTATCATCGTCTTCATCGGCATCTCCTTCGTCCTGATCAACATCGTCGTCGACGCGCTGTACGCCTCGCTCGATCCCCGGGTGATCGACGAATGA
- a CDS encoding ABC transporter permease — MIPERLRSNLKREFDRSLLAKLGLVLLVGVLLTAVFAPIIATHDPTRTGYVDENGNEYPPRGAAYTTQIGEDGEFVEVEVEPNEEHLLGTNNIGQDVFSRFVYGARTSLLVGLLGTGLAVLMGVPFGLIAGYYGGRVDDAMMRIADVMLAFPSLVLALALIGVFGTSGISVPDPIVMAGLADGMPESTAIPGTVTIVVALVTWVWFARVARGEAMSVRNEEYVKAARSVGASDRTILRKHVLPNSLTPVIVLATIQVAAVVLLESSLSFLGFSGTTLSWGYEIQRGQDYLRTRWWIATIPGIGIVLSVIAVNLLGDWLRDALDPNIEGERG, encoded by the coding sequence ATGATCCCCGAGCGACTGCGATCGAACCTGAAGCGGGAGTTCGACCGGAGCCTGCTGGCGAAGCTGGGGTTGGTGCTCCTCGTCGGCGTCCTGCTCACGGCGGTGTTCGCCCCGATCATCGCGACCCACGATCCGACGCGGACCGGCTACGTCGACGAGAACGGCAACGAGTACCCGCCGCGGGGCGCGGCGTACACCACGCAGATCGGCGAGGACGGCGAGTTCGTCGAGGTCGAGGTCGAACCGAACGAGGAGCACCTCCTCGGGACGAACAACATCGGTCAGGACGTCTTCTCCCGCTTCGTCTACGGCGCGCGGACGTCGCTGCTGGTCGGACTCCTCGGGACCGGACTCGCCGTTCTCATGGGCGTCCCGTTCGGCCTGATCGCGGGCTACTACGGCGGCCGCGTCGACGACGCGATGATGCGGATCGCCGACGTGATGCTGGCGTTCCCCTCGCTGGTCCTCGCGCTCGCGTTAATCGGCGTCTTCGGCACCTCGGGGATCAGCGTTCCCGACCCGATCGTGATGGCGGGGTTGGCCGACGGGATGCCCGAGAGCACCGCCATCCCCGGCACCGTCACGATCGTCGTCGCGCTGGTCACCTGGGTCTGGTTCGCCCGCGTCGCCCGCGGCGAGGCGATGTCCGTCCGCAACGAGGAATACGTCAAGGCGGCCAGGAGCGTCGGCGCGAGCGACCGGACGATCCTCCGCAAACACGTGCTGCCGAACAGCCTGACGCCGGTGATCGTGCTCGCGACGATTCAGGTCGCCGCGGTGGTCCTGCTCGAGAGTTCGCTCTCGTTTCTCGGCTTTTCGGGGACGACGCTCTCGTGGGGCTACGAGATCCAGCGCGGGCAGGACTACCTCCGAACGCGATGGTGGATCGCGACGATTCCGGGGATCGGAATCGTCCTGTCGGTGATCGCCGTCAACCTGTTGGGCGACTGGCTGCGCGACGCGCTCGACCCGAACATCGAAGGTGAACGAGGATGA